A window from Alkalicoccobacillus plakortidis encodes these proteins:
- a CDS encoding iron chelate uptake ABC transporter family permease subunit: MNTLEERRNENVNAKLKLENKKRSARAFRFKKEERRYWILLLSLIALGILASYGLLVYNNPVPIDSPSFIPVTKRRVVALIAMIIAAICQSLATVAFHSITNNRIITPSLLGFESLYSVIQTSTIFFFGAAAFINFTGIGSFLFQVGAMVLMSLILYGWLLSGKYGNLQLLLLVGIIIGAGLRSVSTFMRRVLSPSEFDILQARLFGSVNNADSDYFPVVIPIVAVVMFLVFAYSKKLNALSLGKEVSTTFGVNHRFSIIYILILVAILMSISTALIGPLTFYGFLVATLSYQAAPTYDHRYIFPMALAIGFLILTGAYFLMYHVFNAQGVVSIIIELFGGIIFLYVILRKRSL; the protein is encoded by the coding sequence ATGAATACGTTGGAAGAAAGAAGAAACGAAAATGTTAACGCCAAACTAAAGCTAGAAAATAAAAAGAGATCGGCTAGAGCGTTTCGTTTCAAAAAAGAAGAGAGACGTTATTGGATATTACTATTATCCTTAATCGCTTTAGGCATCCTTGCTTCCTATGGTCTCCTGGTCTATAACAATCCAGTTCCTATCGATTCACCTTCATTCATCCCTGTGACGAAGAGAAGGGTGGTCGCACTTATTGCCATGATTATAGCGGCGATCTGTCAAAGCTTAGCAACCGTGGCCTTCCATTCCATCACAAATAACCGGATCATTACACCTTCCCTTTTAGGTTTTGAATCGCTGTACTCTGTCATACAAACGAGTACCATCTTCTTCTTTGGTGCGGCGGCGTTCATAAACTTTACTGGAATCGGATCGTTTCTGTTTCAAGTTGGGGCGATGGTGTTGATGAGTTTAATCCTTTACGGATGGTTACTTTCCGGGAAATACGGGAACTTGCAGCTTCTTCTTTTAGTTGGCATTATTATTGGGGCAGGACTTAGGTCCGTTTCCACGTTCATGAGAAGAGTCCTTTCTCCTTCAGAGTTCGATATCTTACAGGCTAGACTATTTGGCTCTGTTAATAACGCAGACTCTGATTATTTCCCTGTGGTCATTCCCATAGTAGCCGTAGTTATGTTTCTCGTATTTGCCTACTCAAAAAAATTAAATGCCCTGTCACTCGGCAAAGAGGTCTCTACTACGTTTGGCGTGAATCATCGCTTTAGCATCATTTATATCCTTATCCTAGTTGCGATCTTAATGTCTATTTCAACGGCTTTAATTGGACCGCTTACGTTCTATGGATTCTTAGTGGCTACACTTAGTTATCAAGCCGCACCAACCTATGACCATAGATATATCTTTCCGATGGCTCTAGCAATAGGATTCTTGATCTTAACGGGTGCTTACTTCCTTATGTATCATGTATTTAATGCTCAAGGAGTCGTTTCAATTATCATTGAACTGTTCGGTGGAATCATCTTTTTATATGTCATCTTAAGGAAGAGGTCTTTATGA
- a CDS encoding iron ABC transporter ATP-binding protein: MIQINDVRKSYSNEEIIGPLNIEIPKAGLTSLIGPNGAGKSTTLLMIGRLLDIDEGQIQVANMDVSASKSKDLAKILTILRQENHFVTKLTVRQLVGFGRFPYSKGRLTNEDETIVSKYIDFLDLTLLENRYLDELSGGQRQRAYVAMVLCQETEYVLLDEPLNNLDVARSVQMMGHLREAANTLGRTIVTVMHDINFAAKYSDRICAMKKGQIAAFGSVDEIMQPELLTDIFETQIEIIQGPYGKVAIY; encoded by the coding sequence ATGATACAGATTAATGATGTGAGAAAGTCATATAGTAACGAGGAAATAATCGGACCGTTAAATATAGAGATCCCAAAAGCGGGGCTCACTTCTTTAATTGGTCCAAACGGTGCGGGGAAATCGACCACACTCTTAATGATTGGCAGACTCTTAGATATTGATGAAGGACAGATTCAAGTAGCCAATATGGACGTCTCAGCATCAAAATCAAAGGATCTAGCAAAGATCTTAACCATCTTACGACAAGAAAATCACTTTGTCACAAAGCTCACAGTGAGACAACTTGTTGGCTTCGGACGATTTCCCTATTCAAAAGGAAGATTAACGAATGAAGATGAGACCATCGTTTCGAAGTATATTGATTTTCTAGACTTAACTCTTCTAGAAAATAGGTACTTAGATGAGCTTTCCGGCGGCCAAAGACAACGAGCTTATGTCGCAATGGTTTTGTGTCAGGAGACGGAATACGTCCTATTAGACGAACCGTTAAACAATCTTGACGTCGCCCGCTCCGTTCAAATGATGGGGCATCTAAGAGAAGCTGCCAATACACTCGGGAGAACCATTGTCACGGTTATGCATGATATTAACTTCGCCGCAAAATATTCTGACCGAATTTGCGCCATGAAAAAAGGACAAATTGCTGCGTTCGGATCAGTAGACGAAATCATGCAGCCAGAGCTCTTAACTGATATCTTTGAAACACAAATAGAGATTATTCAGGGTCCTTATGGGAAAGTAGCGATTTATTAG
- a CDS encoding SDR family NAD(P)-dependent oxidoreductase, with translation MGKLQDKVAVITGGASGIGAATARLFVSEGAKVVLVDLNEEKGKAFEKELKTLNAEALFIKANITSEEDVANIFKQTVEAFGTVDVVFNNAGIGRVHPSHDLEYSEWRNTVNVDLDGVFLVARESIREMLETGGGTIVNTASMYGWVGSPGSAAYNAAKGGVINLTRSLALEYADKNIRVNSLCPGFIDTPIIPEDDKQTLAGMTPMKRLGLADEMAKAVLFMASDDSSYMTGNSLIVDGGYTAQ, from the coding sequence ATGGGAAAATTACAAGACAAAGTAGCAGTGATTACCGGCGGTGCATCTGGTATTGGGGCAGCCACTGCAAGATTATTCGTTTCAGAAGGAGCCAAAGTGGTTCTTGTTGATTTAAATGAAGAGAAGGGCAAGGCGTTTGAAAAGGAATTGAAAACGCTTAATGCAGAAGCTCTTTTTATAAAAGCAAATATTACGAGTGAAGAAGATGTGGCAAATATCTTCAAACAAACAGTTGAAGCGTTTGGCACGGTAGATGTTGTTTTCAATAACGCGGGAATTGGCCGTGTTCATCCATCGCATGATTTAGAGTACTCAGAATGGCGCAATACGGTAAATGTTGATTTAGATGGTGTCTTCTTAGTTGCACGTGAATCAATCCGTGAAATGTTAGAAACAGGCGGCGGTACGATTGTGAATACGGCTTCTATGTACGGATGGGTAGGCTCACCTGGATCAGCTGCTTATAACGCAGCAAAGGGTGGAGTTATTAACCTAACTCGTTCTCTTGCTCTTGAGTATGCAGATAAGAATATCCGTGTGAATTCACTATGCCCAGGTTTTATTGATACACCAATCATTCCGGAAGATGACAAACAGACATTAGCTGGAATGACACCAATGAAACGTCTTGGTCTAGCTGATGAAATGGCAAAAGCCGTATTATTCATGGCTTCTGATGATTCTTCTTATATGACTGGGAATAGCTTGATTGTTGATGGTGGGTATACTGCACAGTAA
- a CDS encoding TetR/AcrR family transcriptional regulator, with product MNHEQSSQRQNRTKAHFRHALIELIKEMGYHHVTVKDIVDHAAYNRSTFYIHYKDKLDLAEDTLVTTLAGLEKSVGNSYVPGQKVHTTHLKNSSFDIVTYIYTNRDFFSLIKYEDTLPGLHTRFPQTILKIYQEQFEFETIDHAPVNMEYFKKYTAYGFYGLLKYWIREGFKEDRETFIQEVIELTKTHMHSVKYVGGNEEKGD from the coding sequence ATGAATCATGAACAGTCATCACAACGACAAAATCGAACCAAAGCACATTTCAGACACGCCTTAATCGAGCTCATCAAGGAAATGGGCTACCATCACGTAACAGTAAAAGACATTGTCGATCATGCGGCCTATAACCGTAGTACATTCTACATTCATTACAAAGACAAACTAGACTTAGCCGAAGATACACTTGTGACGACATTAGCAGGATTAGAAAAGTCTGTCGGTAATTCCTACGTACCCGGGCAAAAAGTGCATACAACCCATCTGAAAAATTCGTCCTTTGATATTGTCACCTACATTTACACCAATCGTGACTTCTTTTCCTTAATTAAATATGAGGATACCTTACCCGGCTTACATACTCGTTTCCCGCAAACCATTCTGAAAATATATCAAGAGCAATTTGAATTTGAGACGATTGATCATGCCCCCGTGAACATGGAATATTTTAAAAAGTACACAGCTTATGGGTTTTATGGATTGTTGAAGTATTGGATTAGAGAGGGTTTTAAGGAAGATCGAGAGACGTTTATTCAAGAAGTGATTGAGTTAACGAAGACGCATATGCATTCGGTGAAGTATGTTGGGGGGAATGAAGAGAAGGGAGACTGA
- the mmuM gene encoding homocysteine S-methyltransferase, with translation MNPIEHILTDFPLMILDGALATELERYGCDLNDPLWSAKILLEKPRVIKQVHTDYFEAGADCAITASYQATVKGYRKRGLSEIEAAMLIKQSVHLAVEARDEFWSVEGNQLGRPKPIVAASVGPYGAYLADGSEYRGDYGLCEEELVLFHRERIRLLIEAGADVLACETIPCLVEAKAIARILKEFPDVYAWISFSAKDELYISSGERMADCAEWLAGEKQVAAVGINCTAPQFVESLITEVKSGTSKPIIVYPNSGEAYDADSKQWSDEGSYESFVASTKRWFEAGATVVGGCCRTTPEDIKGIREWMRKYRGKELIERIDSFFLC, from the coding sequence ATGAATCCAATCGAACATATCTTAACTGACTTTCCTCTAATGATTTTAGATGGAGCACTGGCGACAGAGCTTGAACGCTATGGGTGTGACTTAAACGACCCATTATGGTCAGCCAAGATTTTACTCGAGAAGCCGCGCGTGATTAAGCAGGTTCATACGGATTATTTTGAGGCTGGCGCAGACTGTGCAATCACAGCAAGCTACCAGGCGACTGTGAAAGGCTACAGGAAAAGAGGCTTGAGCGAAATTGAAGCTGCTATGTTGATTAAGCAATCCGTTCATCTTGCGGTGGAAGCACGGGACGAGTTTTGGAGTGTTGAGGGGAATCAGCTTGGACGTCCAAAACCGATTGTTGCTGCGTCGGTTGGTCCGTACGGTGCGTATCTTGCCGATGGCTCTGAATATCGCGGAGACTATGGATTATGCGAAGAGGAGCTCGTTTTATTTCATAGAGAGAGAATAAGACTCTTAATTGAAGCGGGTGCGGATGTTCTGGCATGTGAGACGATTCCGTGTTTGGTAGAGGCCAAGGCAATTGCTCGTATATTAAAGGAATTTCCTGATGTGTATGCGTGGATCTCGTTTAGCGCAAAGGATGAGTTGTATATTAGTAGTGGAGAAAGAATGGCCGACTGTGCAGAGTGGCTAGCGGGAGAGAAGCAAGTAGCGGCGGTTGGCATCAATTGTACGGCTCCGCAGTTTGTGGAGTCGTTGATTACTGAGGTTAAATCGGGCACGTCGAAACCAATCATTGTGTATCCAAATTCAGGTGAAGCATATGATGCCGATAGTAAGCAGTGGAGTGATGAGGGTTCATATGAGTCGTTTGTTGCAAGCACGAAGCGGTGGTTTGAAGCTGGAGCTACGGTGGTTGGTGGATGCTGCCGGACAACGCCTGAGGACATTAAAGGGATTCGTGAGTGGATGCGCAAGTACAGAGGGAAGGAATTGATTGAGAGGATCGATTCCTTTTTCTTATGCTAA